The Centroberyx gerrardi isolate f3 chromosome 8, fCenGer3.hap1.cur.20231027, whole genome shotgun sequence genomic sequence ATTgagttcaaacacacactgagtttCCTTTTGGTCTCTGTGTCTCCTTATTGATATGTATAACATCATATGTCCTTCATCTGCTCTCAGTCACTAGATGCAAACACAGGTAGCTAAAGGAAGAAATAAGTTGTGAGATTCATAAGAGTGTGATCAGAAGTTGGTCTTGTATGTTTTGTTCATGTCTGACCGTGTCTGTCATTCAGGTGTAGTAATGCTCTGGACCTCTTTAAGTACAGTGGAGTTTGGATGTGTTCCATCAATTTGAGTTACAGATAAACAAGTGAGGGCAGACTTTGACCTCAGCCTGCTTAAAACCAGAGGGACAGCCTCCCTCAAGCCCTTCACTGCTCCGTCTGCCACAGCCGTGCCAGGTAGGAATTTGCACCCTGCTCCTCACTGCACCACACTACACATCCTGACCTTTACACCTTAAATCTTGACTGAATAAAAGAACATATTATCAAGTCTTATACTTTCACTCACATTCTCTTTAATTTCAGTAGtatttgcattagttatttacAGACTGTCAGTTCTGCACTTGGTGCAGGAGGCAGTCAGGACAGGTGATCTGTGTTGAGAGAGTCTGATCATGTGAACTGAAACGACTGCAGCAGTCACTGGACATTATAAAGCCCAGCGTGTGTATCACATGGTGAGGATATAGCAGACAATTAGTGAAGCCTGTGATGGGTCTCGGAGATGTGCTCCAATAGCACCATGCTGTGACTAATGCCATATAGCTGCATCAGCTATTTACGGTTGTAAGGCTGGGTTCACAGACAGTGTGTATTTCCAGTGAAGCACAAAggcaaattacaaaaaaaaaaggcaggtcACTGAtgccttttttttgttgtcttgtAGGCCTTGCAGTTGTTTGTTGTGTCGTTTTTATGATGGATTTGCTGATAAATatatcttcacacacacacacacacacacacacacacacacacacacacacacacaagatccCTGCTGGAGTCCAGAAGTTAATGAATTCAGATGTGAGTGATAATCAGTAACACAGCATTAGGACTTAGTCATGGTGACTGGCCTGCCACTGGGTCCAGTTACATAGGAAGACTGAGTGTATACAGCATGTGAACACCTTATACTCTCAGTCAGCAGGAGTGCATGTGTGACTCTCTCCTCTGCCAGGTGCTCCGTGCTGCAACATGAGTTCGTTCGTCACTCTCTCATCAGGGCAGAGGATGCCCGTGGTTGGACTCGGCACATGGAAGAGTGCTCCTGGACAGGttcaaatataaatattttgcCTTAACACTTACCCAAGCTTTACTGATTAAGATAATATTatttactagggatgggacaatatatcaaaattcaatatattgcaatacaaaaaagtgacaatatgaATCTTGGGGCAGAAAAAATAATCATGaaattagctacattttattctgctgtagtaatagcaaatgagacggcttgaccatcacaatttcaccagctctccatccaaattatatttgcactttgtaatgacatttttagattgttgtttacattctagcaagccgaTGCCATTGCTCAAAAGACATGGCTCagacagaattctgcacagtctcacagactttgttgtcactgaacttttatttattacatcgtatcgtggtcgtattgaatcgtgaaccccatggggtgtatcaaatcgtattgtgagataagcatatcgtcccatccgtATTATTTATTCTAAGGCTTTGTGGCATAGCACAAAACTTACTTTTACCAAGCATTTTTCTGGAAACCATAATGCTGAAAGAAAGTGAGTTgactgtctgtgtctatgtgtgttcaGGTGAAGCAGGCGGTGCTGGCAGCTTTAGACTGTGGCTACAGACACATTGACTGTGCTGCTGCTTATAGCAACGAACAGGAAGTAGGAGAGGCTCTGGCTCTCAGGGTGGGCCCAGGCAAGGTAGGAAACCTTTTCATCATACAGCTGGGACGCTGTCTGCCTCACATTCAAGGCTGTACTGGAAGCCACCTTACCCATCAGGTGAAACATTTCCCTGTATTTAACGGTAAGTGGTTTGTTTGCCCATCCTCGTCCCCTCCAGGCTCTGCGTCGCGAGGAGGTGTTTGTGACGTCCAAGCTGTGGAACACCAAGCATGAGCCAGAAGATGTGGAAGAAGCTTGCAGGACCAGTCTGACCCAGCTGGGCCTCTCCTACCTGGACCTCTACCTCATGCACTGGCCCATGGCATTCCAGTgagcagcatcacacacactcactcctttTTGTCACCTTCTCTCTCAGCCTGGCTTTCAGTGTATGATCCAGGATCAGTGTAGGTACATCACATCTGTCACATTACCCAGagctggctctgtgtgtgtgtggctgttttaGGCGGGGGAAAGAGCTGATGCCTCGACGGGAGGATGGAAGCGTGTGTTACTCTGACACGCACTACCGAGACACTTGGGTCACCATGGAGAGCCTAGTGGACAAAGGTCTGGTCAAGGCCATAGGACTGTCCAACTTCAATGCCAGACAGACTGATGACGTCATCAGCATGGCCAGACACAAACCTGTGGTGAACCAGGTACGGATTAGGAAGAGTGTATGTGACTGAAAGTTTTGTCATGTCAGTAGTGAATGAGTAATCGTCAGTCTCTTAGACTGtgaaactgtatgtgtgtctataggTGGAGTGCCATCCGTATTTGTCACAGGCAGAtctgctgtctcactgtcgGTCAGTATAATGCCGGTATAATCAACTCATAACATACTGCCAACATACTCTTCCTTTTTCTGTGATGATAGTaccagggttggggccattcatgaattgaattgagaatacatggtaaattccaattcaattcttggagctggaattggaattggaatgtcacccagctctaaggaaacagaattggaattgaattggaatgaaaGGAAATTCCATGACATTCCACTTCTAAAAGAGGTtctcttgacttgctaaacattataaatcaaacattatgaatcaaataaaagacagttaaacaaatcaaattgaGTTATGAGTTAATTCATGAACTGACCCCAACCCTGGTTAGTACAGCCAAACAGCATTTTcactgtgtgtcagtgagtgtaGCAGCGCGTGTGCCTCTGTCTCAGGtcagtgggagtgtgtgtgacagcctaCAGTCCTCTGGGCAGCGGAGACAGACCCTGGGCTTCTCCTGATGAACCGTGTCTGCTGGACGACCCCCGACTGGCAGCTATTGCCCAGAGATACCAGAAGACACCTGCCCAGGTCATACTCAGGTAAGACGGCTCTGGATACATCCTGAACCCCCAAATCTAACCTAATGTAACCCCTAAGCTTAGGCATACTGTACATACGGAGTCAAACATCGGTCAAATGAGTGATGGATTCATAATCAGAACCAAAACCTGTAGTCATTTCCTGAATTCTGCTGTGACATAAGATTACCATCACATGTAATGTATTCAAGAGCGTGACCCTGTGGTGTGTGCCATCCACAGGTGGCATGTTCAGAGGGGGGTGGTGTGCATCCCTAAAAGTGTAACACCCTCCAGGATCCAGCAGAACCTGCAGGTGTTTGACTTTTCCCTGTCAGAAGATGACATGAAGCAGATTGAATGCATCAACTGCAACGAGCGCTTCATTGTCCCTGCAGTCGAGGTGAGTCACTGCTGCACTCATGACACCGCACGAGATTTAAAAAGGACTCCTTACCCGGGACAGAGCACTCAGTGCGGATTGCCTAACCTAAATCTACTGTCCTGAAAAACACTGACTGCGGTAGACTCTAGGGAAGGCATGTAGCTGTTTCTGATTCCCATGAATCTTTGATGCAGAGTGGAGTGATGCTCTCTCTTGGATAGTCTTCTTAAGTATCATGGGTAAAAAGTCCTGACTTACATTTCTTTAAGCTGGGTGCACGACCCCTCAGATATTTCCATAGTCTCAGCAGAACTCGGCAACTATGGttgtgtctgtttcttcacagaggGATGGCAAGAGAGTCTGGAGAGATGCAGAACATCCTCACTTCCCCTTCCTTGATCCTTACTGATTCAGACCAGTGaacacactggaataaggcAGCAATATTTCCGTTTTTGAAGATGATTTTCAAGCACACTGAAGAAACCAAATTTTAAACTAAGTTCAAATGTGATCAAAATGTCCATTACCATTTTCTTGTTTCTCGTTGGGATGAACTGTTTTAATTGAGATGTGTAATTAGTTACATCAAGTGTATTAGTATTCACTAGTAGTTGCTAGATTTgtcaaaaaatacaattaaagaCTTTGACACTCCAATGCAATGTTTTCCTGTCACTTCAATATCCTATACTGGAGTTGTAGTGagtatggcaaaaaaaataaaaatataaaaaactttcttcttccctttctgCCTTTCCCTTCTGCCCTTTCTTCCACTGCCATTGAGTGACACTAAGTGGTCAGTAACAGAACAGCATCTCTGCTATGGACAACATAACATCTTTGGTTATGATCAGAGAAATGTAATGATTAATGTATCTACTGTgtcaataaataaattcaaacgGACACCAATAACATTTCCATTTCGTgagattttattttcaacaacataACCTTGACAAACTTGTAATACATTATATGCtactgtttatttaaaaaaaagaggaagtcattagcaatatgttttttttttttcctttctttcttatAGTCTAGTATAGAATCCCATCACTAAAGCCATTCATGTTGGTTGTGATATACTGAGAATGAGGCCACTCAACACCCTCCCTGTCTGCATCAACCAATCACCTTCCATTTCCAACATCCCATTGCCCCCACCCACATCTAAGCCAGAGCAAACCAAGCGGCTACATGCTTTCTCCACCCGAGGGAAATCATACAAAAAAGGAACACATGAAAGAAGCACAAAGTCCTAAAAATGTGGAATCTGGTGAGAATTTGTACAGGTGTGATCCCAGTACTGACCACTGTGGGGCAGTGTACGTTTATCCATAAAGGTCATCGTCGTTGTCTTCGTTGAAAACTGGGCCACTGCCAGTTCCCCCTGTGCCTTGGCTTGGACCGCTGCCCCCTGTAGCACTGGAGGGAAACCTGAcaggagaaaaagacaaagggaCTCAATTATCCGTTCTTAAGCTGCAACACACAATGCAATAATGCCAGTATTCATGCCAACAGCAACAATGGGGAAAATGTACCTGAAGCAGCCGAAACCACGGCTCTGCTGCAGTGTCTGGGCAAACATCTCATATTTGCGGATGTCGTTGTCGCTGACGGAGCGACGAGCAAATCGCATGGCCTCTTCAAAGTGGTCCTTCCTGATCTCAGGCACAGGGtcgtcctcctccacctcctgagaagaagaaaaagggtAGAAATATCCAAGTGTCAGAAGCATCAGAGCAGCAGGCTATGGGCAGATGAGAAAAAGGTGAAGAAGACAGGAACAGGGAGATGAGTGATCAAGCACTGACCATAGCTGATGGGTTggtctgcctctccctctctctgcggATCTCATTCTCGATGCTCTCTCTGATGGCCAGCTTACACGCCCGCTGGCAGATCTCTGTGAGATCGGCTCCAGAGAAGCCGTTGGTCATCTTAGCCAGGAAGTCCAAGTCCACatcctatttaaaaaaaaaaaaaaaaagaaaaaaaaagtgtaagaCAGTTTAAGTTGAGAAACATGTCAGCCAAGATATGACCTCAAAATGTTACAGCTTGGTGGTGAATTTGACTTTCAATTTATGCTCCTACAGACCATCTGCCGGTTTCAGAAAGCTAAATTCAGtcctgaaactataaatgggcattataagaaaacatgttttgcatTACACTATTATTTAAGACTAGACATGTAGCGCAACGAAACCCGTCATTCCATggtgggagaaaaaaatataattaaaaaaaatcagacttCTAATTGTATTCAAGACAAGTTAATACTTTAAGGCTTTAaaattagacattttttttaaagacttcTGAAAGGGCCAGCAGATACCCCGTCCTACTGGAGGTAACTGTACACAGGCTGTGGGTGTGCCATGTCTGCTGGTGCAGCCATGTGTAGCAGCATTGTCACCTTGCTGATTGGGCTCTTGCGGAGGTTGGCCTTGAGGATGTTGATCCTGCTCTTCTCGTCGGGCAGGGGGATGTAGATGAGCTGGTCCAGGCGGCCGGGTCTCAGGATGGCAGGGTCGATGATGTCTGGTCTGTTTGTGGCTCCGATGATGAAGACGTTCTTCTTGCTGGACATTCCGTCCATCTCGGTCAGGATTTGGTTGATGACACGGTCGGCTGCTCCACCGCCGTCTCCCACGTTGCCGCCACGGGCCTTGGCTATGGAATCCAGCTCATCAAAGAAGAGGACGCATGGGGCTGCCTGACGAGCCTGGATACACAACATGGACAAACAAAACGGTTGTACAAAACAGGATGTTGGAATGTATTCTGTAGTGTGAAACTAGTTGAGAACATTTAAGTGCATGAACAGCATTTGGTTGTTCTATATGACAGTATTAAATGTAACATCCACAATATATTCACGACTATGCCCATGTAAAGTTCTGTGATAAGGTTGCTACAGCAGCACTTGTCAACATTCTCACCTTGTCAAAGATCTCTCTGACATTGGCCTCAGACTCTCCGAACCACATGGTGAGCAGCTCGGGTCCTTTGATGGAGATGAAATTGGCCTGGCACTCGTTGGCGATGGCCTTGGCCAGCAGGGTCTTACCACAACCAGGGGGACCATAGAACAGCACACCCTTGGATGGGGTCATGCCGAACTTCAGGAACTTGTCTGGGTGCTCCACTGGATACTGAATTtaaggaggggggaaaaacaaatgaacacagagaagaacaagaacaacatTCTACTTACAGAGTGTGTTATACCAGTTTCAGTTACAGCTGATCTCCCTTCTGTAAGGAGGTTCCTACCTGCACCAACTCCTGCAGCTCCCTCTTGACATCATCCAGACCTCCAATGTCCTCCCAGGTGATGTTGGGAACCTCAACCACAGTCTCCCTCAGCGCTGATGGGTTGCTCTGGCTCAGGGCCCACTGGAGCACAAGGTTGAGTGTGTTAGGGAGAGCTCAACGGGCCATTACAGGCCATGTCAAATAACTGAATACAGCTAGGAATTACATTCATCCTACAACAAAGACTGTATTGCTGTTCTCACCTTGAAGTCATCCATGGTGACAGCCAGGGAGTTCATGACTTCAGCATCAATGGTCTCATCCTCAAGGTCGATCAGGTCCATCTTCTTTCTGATGGCCTGCAGGGCGGCCTCAGAGCACAGAGCAGCCAGATCGGCACCCACGTGCCCATGGGTCTCATTGGCCACCTAGATACACACATATTGTAAGACTTAGTACTACTTCAGACAAGTTCCTATGCAAAACAGTTCCTATGCAAAACATCTTCATTAACTATAACCATGAACACTGCTACTGTAATGCTGCAACTCCATGTTAAATATAACATACATAAACACCATGTACAAACGCTGCTTTATATTTTCGTTTTACACATTGTGAATTTGTTTATGTAgctgtgtatttgtttatgcAGCTATGGGTGTAGCTCAACTGCTTCTCAACCTGTGCATGCTTGAGTCATGTGGAACGGCAGATGTAAATTGAGAAGAATAAACTTGCAAATTGAAATAAATACGCTGTATGCTGTGCACTCAATGGCTGAGATTGATCACAGTGCTCATTCTGAGTGCTGTGGAGGAACGTAAATGGAGCGCTTGATTTGATAGTATAGAGGCCATTCTAAATGAAGTTAAATGATTACATATTGTCAGATTCTATGATTAATAGTGCAAACAAAATTTGTGATACACAATTATAGCCATTTCCTGTTTAGCCTTAGTGGAAATCGCTCAGATGTCCCCAAAATATGTTTCAACACGGTTACTTGCAATAACAGCATTACCCTGCTTCccttcagggatcaatacagttCATCTTGTCTTAAATCCATGTGTTCTGAGGCGTCATCGGATTGAAGAAACAGGGGAACTGCATGTACAAACCTGTTCCAGGTCAACATCGTCAGCCAGCTTCATGTTCTTGGTGTGAATCTGGAGTATCTCCAATCTGCCAGTGGCGTCGGGAATGCCAATGTCCACTTCCCTATCAAAACGCCCTgggaaataaaatcaaatatgttTGTTAGAGCCACTGAAACAGAATATAGTCAAAGAACACTTACAAACACAGAATAATCTACATCAGATGATTAATACACCAAAAATGCCCACTGCCCCGCAATAATAAGGGCACATAAATACCAGACTGGCCAGGGACATCTGGCCTCTAGACAGTCCAAGAGCACAACCAACAGGGACAAACTGCCTCTACTGTAGTGTCCCCAGTGAAAAACAATATGAATGAGATACTAATGTAAATAACTGGAGAGAAATGTTCATCATCCATCTCCATCCATATATCTGGTGAGAAGTATCTTCTTGGGTGGTGTGTGAGATACCTTTCCATGGAGAGAACCCCTCAAATTTGGCTCCAAGCAATTGTGGAAAAGGGATACATTTGAAGGCCATTTCACGACATCATAGCCTTCCTAGATCCACCCAGAGTTTGAAACcactggattaaaaaaaaaaaagtctccttcttttcttcaATGGTCCAATGTAAATGCATATAACTATGAGTGATCATTGTGACTCATTTTGTGTTCACATTATCAGTGCATCTCTGGTGGAACATGTTGAGCCTGATCTGTACAGCAGTAATGTTAGCCACAAATACTGATGCAAAAATGTGCATTGGAATCTACTACACTTCTCTATCACTGTAGTATCTGAACAAATGGTTAAATAACCAATAATTTACCAAATCTCCTCAGAGCTGGGTCAATGCTGTTGGGTCTGTTGGTGGCAGCCATGACGATGACATGAGCTCTCTGTTTCAGGCCATCCATGAGAGTCAGGAGCTGAGACACAATGcgcctctccacctctccatgAGTCTACAAAGACaaacatgaaacaaacacagagtTACTGTACAGTTCACATTTCAACATTCATTCAAGCATACATAATGTATGCTTACAGTCATATCACCCTGCCCCTATCAGCTACATTTTACCAGTGTAGATGAAGGATTGCTGCTCACAATTACAACATGTGAAAAGACAGGGGATCTACAACCACATGAAGACCACACATTTTGTACAATTTCTGGAAATTTCTTAACCATTTTCCCACACATTTCTAGACTTTCCAGATCTGTGTAAAAACCCTCAACACAGTTAATGTGACTGCAAAGACCTGGCATAAGCTATAAAGCATAAAGTACTGTTCTTCAACTACCCATTTagttcccctccctccctactcaccttctctctcttggGAGCGATAGCATCAAGCTCATCAATGAAGATGATGGCAGGAGCATTCTTCTCTGCTTCCTCAAAGGCCTTTCTCAAgttgctctcactctctcctgccAGCTTACTCATGATCTCAGGGCCTGGAACAGAGGGtgagacattttgttttcagtaagATACCTACACAACCTAATACCGTACACTACATTCAGATACTGTGCCCGAATCTCAAGGTGaacaaaaaacagcaaacaaaaaactgaaattACTGCTGGTACAAAGCAAAACCGAGTTTTGGCAATTGATACAGATTTCAATTTTTCTGGCAACTCAGAACTCTAGCCATGTTAATAGGCCAATCAATCACTGCCTGTTGTGTTAATGTTAATTCAAAGATATATTGTTACGAAAGCCTACTATTACCAAACCCAGCCATTCTGAGGGGATTCTGAGTGAAGGCACTAGCTGGTGAATAGTAACATTGCAAAAATACAGGTGGATGAGAAATGAGGACCAAGACCAAGGAAATAAGGCAACCTTCCAACTCTGCTTTAGGGAGATGACACCCTGTGGCTACCTGATGTTAAGACGTCTTCTCTTGAATTTTATTATCATGCATAACTGTTTCAGATCAACCTCAACAAATATAGTGGTAGAACATAtacaaatctgatttttttcctGCTGGCCAGTATATCCAAGAGGCTGTTGATTCAAGAGATTCAGATTATCTTTTTATTAACCAAgccaattttattttaaatttctAACCAAGCCAAAAAGCCCAGCGACAAGGTAATGAGGTGTCTGGGACAAAGCTAAATTTGCAGTTGTTCACACCGTTGATAAGGAAGAAGAAGGCTCCAGTTTCATTGGCCACGGCTCTGGCAATCAAGGTCTTTCCTGTTCCAGGGGGTCCATACAGCAGGATTCCACGTGGGGGCtatggagagggaaagagtttAAAACAACTCAttttcacatgtatttttaaatcagcaCTGATAAGTTCAACGCTGCACTGGTCTTACCAGCAAATAAAAAAGCATTTGTAagaaaaattaattaaattccACGATGAAGGTCACACAGACATGTTTGTCAATTCCCCAGTGCAGATTAAAAGGTGCCTTACCTTGACTCCAATGGCCTTGAACAGTGCAGGGTGTCTGAGAGGCAGCTCCACCATCTCTTTGATCTGAGCTAGCTGCTTCCTCACTCCTCCTATGTCATCATAGCCGACCTCATTCAGGGACTCCTCCTCATCctatacacgcacacaaacagagcaTATGTTCAAACTCAAGTTTCAATGTGATCTTTTGAGAAGTGTCAACCCATccacagtgtgcatgtgtgctacCCACCTCTCTCCTGATGGGCTCTCCCTCACAGTGGATGACCGTATCAGGAGCGACGATGCAGTAGGGAGAGGGATCGGTCTCCACCACCTTGAACTCCACAGCACGCATGCCTCCCCTGACCAGGAAAATATCACCTTCACAAGGTAAGAAGGAACACAATATTAGTTTCACTGCCCTAACTAAATCAGCCAGTCAATGTGAAATCTTTTTCATGCCACTTGAAGGTTGGTACTCACCTTTGCGGATTGGCCTGTAAGCCTCAAGAAAGTATGGCTTCAGGTAGACCTCAAACAGGTTTCCAGTAATTCCTTCTACTGTGTCATCTATTGGGAGAACATGGATCCTCTTTCCATACTTCACATCAGGGCATGGCTGAATGCTGAAGGGAAAGATTACACTTAATACCTTTTGTCTAATTAAAAAGCTGTGAGCATAAGTTACAGTAATGTGCGCTCTTCCTTACCTGATGACGTCCCCCAGTCGGACCCTCAGGTTGTTGCGGACAACCCTGTTCATGCGGACCTTCTCATCAGAGCAGGTGTCATCAGAGAGCACAATGCACAcagtctccctcctcttctttcctttcatcaGCACTGTGTCTCCACGGAAGAGCTGCAGCTCATCCATCTTGGtcttaaatttaaaaaaataaaaaaagtcagACAACTATTATATGGATCTACATAATATCAGCTTCAcacaaatcaaaatgaaaaatatccaCATAATTCCCATTACCATGGTAGACAACTTTGAATTTATGGATTTTAGGAAGTGCATGAAAACTTCTGAATGTGtacctgagagagggagaccacGCTATTATCTTCATTGATGGATTCATCAAC encodes the following:
- the akr1a1a gene encoding aldo-keto reductase family 1 member A1-A is translated as MSSFVTLSSGQRMPVVGLGTWKSAPGQVKQAVLAALDCGYRHIDCAAAYSNEQEVGEALALRVGPGKALRREEVFVTSKLWNTKHEPEDVEEACRTSLTQLGLSYLDLYLMHWPMAFQRGKELMPRREDGSVCYSDTHYRDTWVTMESLVDKGLVKAIGLSNFNARQTDDVISMARHKPVVNQVECHPYLSQADLLSHCRSVGVCVTAYSPLGSGDRPWASPDEPCLLDDPRLAAIAQRYQKTPAQVILRWHVQRGVVCIPKSVTPSRIQQNLQVFDFSLSEDDMKQIECINCNERFIVPAVERDGKRVWRDAEHPHFPFLDPY
- the vcp gene encoding transitional endoplasmic reticulum ATPase is translated as MASGGESKNDDLSTAILKQKNRPNRLIVDESINEDNSVVSLSQTKMDELQLFRGDTVLMKGKKRRETVCIVLSDDTCSDEKVRMNRVVRNNLRVRLGDVISIQPCPDVKYGKRIHVLPIDDTVEGITGNLFEVYLKPYFLEAYRPIRKGDIFLVRGGMRAVEFKVVETDPSPYCIVAPDTVIHCEGEPIRREDEEESLNEVGYDDIGGVRKQLAQIKEMVELPLRHPALFKAIGVKPPRGILLYGPPGTGKTLIARAVANETGAFFFLINGPEIMSKLAGESESNLRKAFEEAEKNAPAIIFIDELDAIAPKREKTHGEVERRIVSQLLTLMDGLKQRAHVIVMAATNRPNSIDPALRRFGRFDREVDIGIPDATGRLEILQIHTKNMKLADDVDLEQVANETHGHVGADLAALCSEAALQAIRKKMDLIDLEDETIDAEVMNSLAVTMDDFKWALSQSNPSALRETVVEVPNITWEDIGGLDDVKRELQELVQYPVEHPDKFLKFGMTPSKGVLFYGPPGCGKTLLAKAIANECQANFISIKGPELLTMWFGESEANVREIFDKARQAAPCVLFFDELDSIAKARGGNVGDGGGAADRVINQILTEMDGMSSKKNVFIIGATNRPDIIDPAILRPGRLDQLIYIPLPDEKSRINILKANLRKSPISKDVDLDFLAKMTNGFSGADLTEICQRACKLAIRESIENEIRRERERQTNPSAMEVEEDDPVPEIRKDHFEEAMRFARRSVSDNDIRKYEMFAQTLQQSRGFGCFRFPSSATGGSGPSQGTGGTGSGPVFNEDNDDDLYG